A window of the Nyctibius grandis isolate bNycGra1 chromosome 34 unlocalized genomic scaffold, bNycGra1.pri SUPER_34_unloc_1, whole genome shotgun sequence genome harbors these coding sequences:
- the LOC137676995 gene encoding olfactory receptor 6E1-like, with protein MLNHTSVTEFLLLGFPSLHHQERLIAVALLASYLVILTGNLLIISLVLAERDLYMPMYFFLCNLACLEIFITTSIIPKAIGNLLMGSKVISYPGCLTQCYFYSLLGYTEFVLLAVISYDRYMAICQPLQYPVLMNRQLCLQLLLGSWTAGFLVTIIPTILVAQLPFCNANHIDHFFCDSVLLIKLSCAETQIVELITFMTSSIILLGSLGMTALSYLYIINTIFRLPSASSRHKMFSTCSSHFTFVILGYGSCIFMYVQPSSHHVSYNKAVALLNTVVTPLMSPFIFSLRNRQMRDALKAGLKRSVVIFRQHFST; from the coding sequence ATGTTGAACCATACGAGCGTCACAGAGTTCCTTCTCTTGggcttcccctccctccaccaTCAGGAGCGCCTAATAGCAGTGGCTCTCCTGGCTTCATACCTGGTGATCTTAACTGGAAACCTGCTGATCATTTCTCTCGTTCTTGCTGAAAGAGACCTCTACATGCCCATgtactttttcctctgtaaccTTGCCTGTTTGGAGATCTTCATCACTACATCCATCATACCCAAGGCCATAGGAAACTTGCTGATGGGCAGCAAAGTCATTTCCTACCCAGGCTGCTTAACTCAGTGCTACTTCTACTCCCTTCTGGGCTACACTGAGTTTGTCCTTCTGGCTGTCATTTCCTATGATCGTTACATGGCCATATGCCAGCCTCTTCAGTACCCCGTGCTCATGAACAGGCAGCTGTGCCTTCAGCTCTTGTTGGGCTCATGGACTGCAGGCTTCCTGGTCACCATTATCCCCACCATCCTGGTTGCCCAGCTGCCCTTCTGCAATGCCAATCATATTGACCACTTCTTCTGTGACAGCGTGCTTTTGATCAAGTTATCCTGTGCAGAAACACAGATTGTGGAGCTGATCACCTTCATGACCTCGTCCATCATCCTGCTTGGCTCACTGGGCATGACAGCACTGTCCTACCTTTACATCATTAACACCATATTTAGGTTGCCCTCAGCTTCCTCACGGCACAAGATGTTCTCTACCTGCTCCTCTCACTTCACCTTTGTCATCTTGGGCTATGGTAGTTGCATCTTCATGTATGTCCAGCCTTCAAGTCACCATGTTTCCTATAACAAGGCAGTGGCCCTTCTCAACACAGTGGTAACTCCTTTGATGAGCCCCTTTATCTTCAGCCTGAGGAACCGGCAGATGAGAGATGCTCTCAAGGCAGGCTTGAAGAGAAGTGTGGTAATCTTCAGACAGCATTTTTCCACCTGA
- the LOC137676994 gene encoding CD5 antigen-like: MGPVSVFEGAVEVRLEDGSGRCAGRVEVKHQGQWGTVCDDYWGMDDAAVVCKQLDCGSAVEAHLQGYFGRGSGPIWLDDVGCNGTESALSDCTHRGWGEHNCVDGEEAGVTCSGFVWLVEGKSRCLGRVKIRDGDQWKSVCASHFGPKAADVVCRELQCGTALPIPGAAHFGEGVSPTWDGELQCVGNESLLASCPRGPPRDQPCTHANSAVVICTLFEGAAEVRLADDGKRAERVEVKQQGKWGTVCGDYWDMHNAAVVCKQLGCGSAVGAPQYRHFGPGSGPIWMNEGGCNSTESALSDCTHRGWGENSCNHASDTRVMCSGSYSEGSLSQLQPYPGYSEEEDGLGSAAGDDPVDGYDDAREVSDPGEDAAPGQREWEMTRVPEEGAGPKDAPGGGRIDSPAEVYLSIYTNAHSMGNKQEELEAIVQQENYDLLAIREIWWDDSQSAGSSGSGDSSGSGGSD; the protein is encoded by the exons ATGGGTCCCGTGTCAGTGTTTGAAGGGGCTGTGGAAGTGAGGCTGGAGGATGGCAGTGGACGCTGTGCTGGGAGAGTGGAGGTGAAACACCAGGGCCAGTGGGGAACCGTATGTGATGACTACTGGGGCATGGACGATGCTGCAGTGGTTTGTAAGCAGTTGGACTGTGGCTCGGCTGTCGAAGCTCACTTGCAAGGCTATTTTGGGCGAGGATCTGGCCCCATTTGGTTGGATGATGTTGGCTGTAACGGCACAGAGTCTGCCCTGTCCGACTGCACACACAGAGGCTGGGGTGAACACAACTGTGTTGATGGTGAGGAGGCCGGAGTGACGTGTTCAG gATTCGTGTGGCTGGTGGAAGGGAAGAGCCGCTGCTTAGGACGTGTGAAGATCCGTGATGGGGACCAGTGGAAAAGTGTCTGTGCTTCACACTTTGGTCCCAAAGCTGCTGACGTGGTCTGCAGGGAGTTGCAGTgcggcacagccctgcccatcCCTGGGGCAGCTCACTTTGGAGAAGGGGTCAGTCCCACCTGGGATGGAGAGCTGCAGTGTGTGGGGAATGAATCCCTCCTCGCCTCCTGCCCCAGAGGGCCCCCCAGGGACCAGCCTTGCACCCATGCGAACAGCGCCGTTGTCATCTGCACAC TGTTTGAAGGGGCTGCCGAGGTGAGGCTGGCGGATGACGGCAAACGTGCTGAGAGAGTGGAGGTGAAACAGCAGGGCAAGTGGGGGACTGTGTGCGGTGACTACTGGGACATGCACAATGCTGCAGTGGTTTGTAAACAGCTGGGCTGTGGCTCTGCTGTTGGAGCTCCTCAATACAGACACTTTGGGCCAGGATCTGGCCCCATTTGGATGAATGAAGGTGGCTGTAACAGCACCGAATCTGCTCTGTCTGACTGCACACACAGAGGATGGGGTGAAAATAGCTGTAATCATGCTAGTGACACTAGAGTGATGTGTTCAG GCTCCTATTCAGAGGGGTCCCTGAGCCAGCTGCAGCCCTACCCTGGCTacagtgaggaggaggatggtcTGGGATCAGCAGCAG GAGATGACCCAGTGGATGGCTATGACGATGCCAGGGAGGTTTCTGACCCTGGGGAGGATGCTGCCCCTGGGCAAAGAGAGTGGGAAATGACCAGGGTGccagaggagggagcagggcccAAGGATGCACCTGGAG GCGGCAGGATcgatagcccagctgaagtgtatctatctatctacaccaatgcacacagcatgggcaacaaacaggaggagctggaagccattgtgcagcaaGAAAACTATGACTTACTGGCCATCAGAGAAAtatggtgggatgactcacagtcagctggcagcagcggcagcggcgacagcagcggcagcggcggcagcgactga